In Kordia antarctica, the following proteins share a genomic window:
- the tnpC gene encoding IS66 family transposase: MKTSLSTVVIDQDYVQIPKSEYEQLLSNYQNLELQLSELKRLIFGSKSERFVPNTDALQLGLFTEETSEQTAVVQQQISYNRSKTKKHPIRLPLASHLPRVEEIVEPVHIAQGSIKIGEEITEVLEYTPSRVYVRKIIRPKYALPNDAGIVIASLPSMILPKSNVGAGLLAHICVSKFVDHLPFYRQIQILKREDVVVAMSSMTGWFSKGVTQLEVLYEVLQKVVLQSQYLQGDESPIKVQDNHKNGSLHTGYHWVFHAPVERLVLFKYDPSRSAKVPKDFLQQFSGTLQTDGYRAYQNLSTKHPIKLLACMAHARRYFEKALDNDNARASHAMGQIQKLYAIERKIKERTTNTQTIKRYRELCAKPILEKLHTWMQQEYSKVLPKSAIGKAFAYSLNLWDKLSAYTQDGKYLIDNNLIENAIRPLALGRKNYLFAGSHKAAQHAAIMYSFFATCKINDVNPYLWLHDVFKRLPEHKANKLEELLPQNWKNPAVV; the protein is encoded by the coding sequence GTGAAAACATCCTTATCTACAGTGGTTATCGATCAAGATTATGTTCAGATTCCTAAATCAGAATATGAACAGTTACTCTCTAACTATCAAAATTTAGAATTACAGTTATCTGAGTTAAAACGCCTTATTTTTGGTAGTAAAAGCGAACGATTTGTTCCTAACACAGATGCACTTCAATTAGGACTATTTACAGAAGAAACTTCTGAGCAGACAGCGGTAGTACAACAGCAGATTAGTTACAATCGGTCAAAAACAAAAAAGCATCCTATTCGTTTACCATTAGCTTCGCATTTACCAAGAGTTGAAGAAATAGTAGAACCTGTGCATATTGCTCAAGGTAGTATTAAAATAGGTGAAGAAATTACAGAAGTATTGGAGTATACGCCTTCTAGGGTCTATGTTCGTAAAATTATTCGTCCAAAATATGCATTACCAAATGATGCAGGAATCGTTATTGCTTCACTTCCTAGCATGATCTTGCCAAAATCCAATGTTGGAGCTGGATTATTAGCCCATATTTGTGTCAGCAAGTTCGTGGATCATCTTCCTTTTTATCGTCAGATACAAATTTTAAAAAGAGAAGACGTTGTTGTAGCAATGTCATCAATGACAGGTTGGTTTTCTAAAGGAGTAACACAATTGGAGGTATTATATGAAGTCCTACAAAAAGTAGTATTACAAAGTCAGTACCTCCAAGGGGACGAGTCGCCGATCAAAGTTCAAGACAATCATAAAAACGGAAGCTTGCATACAGGATATCATTGGGTATTCCATGCACCAGTGGAACGATTAGTATTATTTAAGTACGATCCTAGCAGGTCAGCAAAAGTTCCAAAAGATTTTTTACAACAGTTTAGCGGAACATTGCAAACTGATGGATATAGAGCATACCAAAATCTAAGTACCAAACATCCGATAAAGCTCTTGGCTTGCATGGCACATGCCAGGCGCTATTTTGAAAAAGCACTTGATAATGATAACGCAAGAGCCAGCCATGCTATGGGGCAAATCCAAAAACTATATGCCATAGAGCGAAAAATAAAAGAGCGTACTACAAATACACAGACCATAAAACGCTATAGAGAGTTATGTGCGAAGCCTATTTTAGAAAAGCTTCATACTTGGATGCAACAAGAGTACAGTAAAGTATTGCCTAAAAGCGCTATTGGAAAGGCTTTTGCGTATAGTTTAAACTTGTGGGATAAGCTAAGCGCTTACACACAAGATGGAAAGTATCTGATTGATAACAACCTAATAGAAAATGCAATTAGACCACTGGCACTCGGGCGCAAAAATTATCTCTTCGCGGGATCTCACAAGGCTGCACAACATGCAGCTATCATGTATTCTTTCTTTGCTACTTGTAAAATCAATGATGTAAATCCGTATCTGTGGCTACATGATGTCTTTAAAAGATTACCTGAGCATAAAGCCAATAAATTAGAAGAATTACTACCACAAAATTGGAAAAATCCAGCAGTAGTTTAA
- the tnpB gene encoding IS66 family insertion sequence element accessory protein TnpB (TnpB, as the term is used for proteins encoded by IS66 family insertion elements, is considered an accessory protein, since TnpC, encoded by a neighboring gene, is a DDE family transposase.), with protein MFGLGISHRYHLYSHPTDMRKSFDGLAGIIQKELNGSALDGTAYIFINKSRDKVKILHWEDGGFVLYYKRLESGRFELPVYDASVMGITLSYSQLVLLIDGISISHIRRKKRYQIPA; from the coding sequence ATGTTTGGACTAGGAATTTCACACCGTTATCATTTATATAGTCACCCCACCGATATGCGTAAGAGTTTTGATGGTCTAGCAGGTATTATCCAAAAAGAACTCAACGGCTCTGCTCTGGATGGAACTGCATATATATTTATCAACAAATCACGTGATAAAGTAAAAATATTACATTGGGAAGATGGTGGTTTTGTGTTGTATTATAAACGCTTGGAATCTGGTCGCTTTGAGTTGCCTGTATATGATGCTTCTGTGATGGGTATTACTCTTAGTTATTCGCAATTGGTGTTACTTATCGATGGTATTTCAATCTCTCATATTCGTAGAAAAAAGCGATATCAAATACCTGCATAA
- a CDS encoding recombinase family protein translates to MGNLTQFQSFAKKSNKSAITNNKAVIYTRVSGSKQKDNTSLESQNEYCTAYAKRAKLDISGYFGGTYESAKTDDRKQFQKMLSFVRQKKIATIIVYSIDRFSRAGASAITTVEKLQKKGINVISVTQPMDTKTSTGTFFQNLNLLFSKYDNDQRRDKTVTGMKQRLLQGFYIGNAPLGYKNARDEQNRPILIHNEKTKLVRKAFEWKANENISNVEILKRLKNYGLKLYAPRLTDMFRNPVYCGLIANSLLDGQVVQGNHKPIVSKGLFLKVNNINEKNGGGFKHTKHNIHLPMKGFIKCDRCEKPITGYTEKIYKINYYRCNAKGCSGYSRADKLNEKFKNLLSTLEVAKKFIAPLKCQLNYVFEYHNESNKDVTEQLKYNLNAIKEKLEKVEERFVYGEINMELYTKFSKKLKLEQEAIEKEIKNNSIEKSKFNLYMDNSIKLVSNLHKTWELSNYVNKQKLQDLLFPHGIRYSREKDSYLSLELNPVLSLISSLSEVLNPKENEEITGKHNKFAYVSLGENLAKVFWF, encoded by the coding sequence ATGGGCAATCTGACTCAATTTCAAAGCTTTGCAAAGAAAAGCAATAAATCAGCTATTACTAACAATAAAGCCGTTATCTACACAAGAGTTTCGGGTTCAAAACAAAAAGACAATACGAGTCTTGAAAGTCAAAATGAATATTGTACCGCTTATGCAAAGAGGGCAAAGCTAGATATATCGGGCTATTTTGGTGGTACGTATGAAAGCGCTAAAACAGATGACCGCAAGCAGTTTCAAAAAATGCTAAGCTTTGTACGACAAAAAAAGATAGCAACGATCATTGTATACAGTATAGATCGTTTTTCTAGGGCGGGCGCAAGTGCTATTACTACCGTTGAGAAATTACAAAAAAAGGGTATCAATGTAATTTCAGTCACACAACCAATGGACACCAAAACATCAACAGGTACATTCTTTCAAAATCTGAATTTACTATTTAGTAAATATGATAATGACCAAAGGCGTGACAAAACAGTCACAGGAATGAAACAACGTCTTTTACAAGGTTTCTATATTGGAAACGCTCCACTTGGATATAAAAACGCTAGAGACGAACAAAATAGACCGATTCTTATACACAACGAAAAAACGAAGTTAGTTCGCAAAGCATTTGAATGGAAAGCCAACGAAAACATATCAAATGTCGAGATTCTAAAACGACTTAAAAATTACGGACTCAAACTATATGCGCCACGCCTTACCGATATGTTTCGCAATCCTGTATATTGTGGACTCATTGCAAATAGCTTACTGGATGGACAAGTTGTACAAGGAAATCACAAACCAATTGTATCAAAAGGGTTGTTTTTAAAAGTAAATAACATCAACGAAAAAAATGGTGGTGGTTTTAAGCACACTAAGCACAACATACATTTACCGATGAAAGGATTTATTAAATGTGATAGATGCGAAAAACCAATAACAGGATATACAGAGAAAATATATAAGATTAACTATTATAGATGCAATGCAAAAGGCTGTAGTGGTTATAGCCGTGCAGATAAATTGAATGAGAAATTCAAAAACTTATTAAGTACTTTAGAGGTAGCCAAAAAATTCATAGCACCGTTAAAGTGTCAACTGAACTATGTATTTGAATATCATAATGAATCAAATAAGGATGTTACAGAGCAATTAAAGTATAACCTAAACGCTATTAAAGAGAAGCTAGAAAAAGTAGAGGAACGTTTTGTATATGGTGAAATAAATATGGAACTTTACACAAAGTTTAGCAAAAAACTAAAGCTAGAACAAGAAGCAATAGAAAAGGAAATCAAAAATAACAGCATAGAAAAATCTAAGTTTAATTTGTATATGGATAATTCTATAAAATTAGTTTCTAACTTGCATAAAACATGGGAGTTATCAAACTATGTGAACAAACAAAAACTACAAGACTTACTATTTCCACACGGAATACGGTATAGCCGTGAAAAAGACAGCTATCTAAGTCTTGAGTTAAACCCTGTATTGAGTTTAATTAGTTCATTATCAGAGGTTTTAAATCCAAAAGAGAACGAAGAAATTACGGGTAAACATAATAAATTCGCTTACGTAAGCCTTGGAGAAAATTTAGCAAAAGTTTTTTGGTTTTAG
- the radC gene encoding RadC family protein has protein sequence MEDTHLQSIKYWSKDDRPREKLADKGKTALSDAELLAILIRLGNKEESAVSLSKRILASVGGNLNELAKLSSEQLRKFKGVGLVKAITIIAALEFGKRRQVETKVELKKITSSRMVFEIMQPIIGELPHEEFWIIYLNNSNKVLKKIRLSKGGITGTLVDIRLVLKTALEVGAVAIILAHNHPSGTLKASAADKAITKKLSLGAENIDIKVLDHLIITEKEYFSFADENLL, from the coding sequence ATGGAAGACACTCACTTACAATCTATCAAATATTGGTCAAAAGATGATCGCCCGCGAGAAAAATTAGCTGACAAAGGAAAAACTGCATTAAGTGATGCAGAATTACTCGCCATTTTAATCCGATTAGGAAACAAAGAAGAAAGTGCCGTATCACTTTCCAAACGTATTTTAGCTTCTGTTGGCGGAAATTTGAACGAACTCGCAAAGTTATCTTCAGAACAATTGCGAAAATTTAAAGGAGTTGGACTCGTGAAAGCAATTACAATTATCGCCGCATTAGAATTTGGCAAACGAAGACAAGTAGAAACCAAAGTAGAACTCAAAAAAATTACGTCGAGCAGAATGGTATTCGAAATCATGCAACCAATTATTGGCGAATTGCCACACGAAGAATTTTGGATTATATATCTCAACAATTCAAACAAAGTGCTTAAAAAAATTCGATTGAGCAAAGGCGGAATCACCGGAACATTAGTTGACATTCGTTTGGTGTTAAAAACAGCATTGGAAGTTGGCGCAGTTGCGATTATTTTAGCACATAATCATCCATCAGGAACATTAAAAGCAAGTGCGGCAGACAAAGCAATTACGAAGAAATTAAGTTTAGGTGCCGAAAATATAGATATAAAAGTATTAGATCATTTAATTATCACAGAAAAAGAGTATTTTAGTTTCGCTGATGAAAACTTACTCTAA
- the tnpA gene encoding IS66 family insertion sequence element accessory protein TnpA, whose amino-acid sequence MKNSKKQERMFALIEMMYLEDIDQKYFCEREDIKLATLKYWLKHYHLEKKLDQAEIHPREEPSWSKFIPIEVDMPMTTSDSSIKIEYPNGVRLHLDTCLLNQKTLCSLTQLISCLD is encoded by the coding sequence ATGAAAAACTCCAAGAAACAAGAGCGTATGTTTGCCTTGATAGAAATGATGTACTTAGAAGATATCGATCAGAAATATTTTTGTGAGCGTGAAGATATCAAGCTGGCTACTTTAAAATATTGGCTGAAACACTATCATCTTGAAAAGAAATTAGATCAAGCGGAAATTCATCCTAGAGAAGAACCATCTTGGAGTAAATTTATTCCTATTGAAGTTGATATGCCCATGACTACTTCTGATTCATCAATTAAAATTGAATATCCAAACGGTGTTCGTCTACATTTAGATACCTGTTTATTAAATCAAAAGACTCTTTGCTCATTAACTCAACTTATATCATGTTTGGACTAG